A part of Gammaproteobacteria bacterium genomic DNA contains:
- a CDS encoding type II secretion system F family protein, producing MAQFQYKAMDPRGKLVTGTMEAANAADLELRLGRMALDLIRSKEVQRSIPRFGTRAIKRRDLITFCLHMEQLTSAGVPIIEGLADLRDSMDHPRFREVITAVIESIQGGATLSDAMGAFPRVFPGVMLSLIRAGEQTGRLSDVFKNLTENLKWQDEQMAMTRKLLTYPAIVGVVVLGVIFFLMIYLVPQLLSFVTAMGKEIPLHTKALIAVSNAVAKYWYLLILVPVALVALASYLARVNPGVRATIDDWKLRFWVIGPILKKSLLARFSNYFALMYGAGIPVLDSLKVSESIVGNRALANAIERAGRQIGDGASLSGGFESAGVFPPLVLRMLRVGESTGALEDAMRQVSYFYSRDVRESVDRLQSLIEPTMTLFLGAILAWVMFSVLGPIYDLITQIKI from the coding sequence GTGGCGCAGTTCCAGTACAAGGCCATGGACCCCCGGGGCAAGCTCGTGACCGGGACCATGGAGGCGGCAAACGCCGCCGACCTCGAGCTGCGGCTCGGGCGCATGGCGCTCGACCTCATCCGCTCGAAGGAGGTGCAGCGCTCGATCCCGCGCTTCGGCACCCGCGCCATCAAGCGCCGCGACCTGATCACCTTCTGCCTGCACATGGAGCAGCTCACCTCCGCGGGCGTGCCCATCATCGAGGGGCTCGCGGACCTGCGCGACAGCATGGACCACCCGCGCTTTCGCGAGGTCATCACCGCGGTGATCGAATCGATCCAGGGCGGCGCGACGCTCTCGGATGCGATGGGGGCGTTCCCGCGGGTCTTCCCGGGGGTCATGCTGAGCCTCATCCGCGCCGGCGAGCAGACCGGGCGCCTCTCGGACGTGTTCAAGAACCTGACCGAGAACCTGAAGTGGCAGGACGAGCAGATGGCGATGACCCGCAAGCTGCTCACCTATCCCGCCATCGTCGGGGTGGTGGTCCTCGGCGTCATCTTCTTCCTGATGATCTACCTGGTGCCCCAGCTCCTGTCCTTCGTCACCGCGATGGGCAAGGAGATCCCGCTGCACACGAAGGCGCTCATCGCCGTCTCGAACGCCGTCGCCAAGTACTGGTACCTCTTGATTCTCGTCCCCGTGGCGCTCGTCGCCCTCGCGAGCTATCTCGCGCGGGTCAACCCGGGCGTGCGCGCGACGATCGACGACTGGAAGCTGCGCTTCTGGGTGATCGGGCCGATCCTGAAGAAGAGCCTGCTCGCCCGCTTCTCGAACTACTTCGCGCTGATGTACGGGGCCGGCATCCCGGTGCTCGACTCGCTCAAGGTGAGCGAGTCCATCGTGGGCAACCGGGCGCTCGCCAACGCCATCGAGCGCGCGGGGCGCCAGATCGGCGACGGGGCAAGCCTCTCCGGCGGCTTCGAGTCCGCCGGGGTGTTCCCGCCGCTCGTGCTGCGCATGCTGCGGGTGGGCGAGAGCACCGGGGCGCTCGAGGACGCGATGCGTCAGGTCAGCTACTTTTATAGCCGCGACGTGCGGGAGTCCGTCGACCGCCTGCAGTCGCTCATCGAGCCCACGATGACGCTGTTCCTGGGGGCGATACTCGCCTGGGTGATGTTCTCCGTGCTGGGTCCCATCTATGACCTCATCACTCAGATCAAGATTTAG
- a CDS encoding prepilin-type N-terminal cleavage/methylation domain-containing protein, with protein sequence MSGTRLTRDLCSGIPKENPRRITGFTLFEVVVVLVIIALILGMILQGTSAVRDGYTKDLAQTLRDLSSAAAQFRDRYHYLPGDIPEAFKDIADIAVTDECSNSSVRAPKASTGAGSGNGKIEVNNSDALRPDVEVYCAPLHLHFAGLTRERSSPMVKNYGDSQATIRLIALDDSHFSAAATYPRVVNNIIEVAGVPLDIAKGVDRALDDGDLLTGKIRGCDTSGNLLDPGNLPTVVPFLAVPLL encoded by the coding sequence TTGAGCGGCACCCGCCTTACGCGCGACCTATGTTCGGGTATACCCAAGGAGAACCCAAGAAGAATCACCGGCTTCACCCTCTTTGAAGTCGTAGTAGTCCTCGTCATTATCGCTCTCATCCTCGGAATGATCCTGCAGGGTACGTCAGCTGTGCGCGATGGCTACACGAAGGACTTGGCCCAGACGCTCAGGGATCTCTCCTCGGCCGCTGCTCAGTTCAGGGATCGCTACCACTACCTGCCGGGCGATATTCCAGAGGCGTTCAAGGATATCGCCGACATTGCGGTGACCGACGAATGTTCTAACAGCTCGGTGCGGGCTCCGAAGGCAAGTACCGGAGCAGGGTCTGGTAATGGAAAGATCGAGGTCAACAACAGTGACGCGCTCCGCCCTGACGTGGAGGTCTACTGTGCGCCACTGCACCTCCATTTCGCCGGGTTGACTCGAGAGCGCAGTTCACCGATGGTCAAGAACTATGGCGATTCTCAAGCGACGATTCGCCTGATCGCACTCGATGACTCTCACTTCAGCGCAGCGGCCACCTATCCTCGGGTCGTGAATAACATCATCGAGGTCGCCGGCGTACCCCTGGATATTGCGAAAGGGGTGGACCGAGCACTTGACGACGGCGATCTCCTCACCGGGAAAATCAGGGGCTGCGACACCAGCGGCAACCTGCTCGACCCTGGCAACCTACCGACAGTTGTCCCCTTCCTCGCCGTGCCGCTCTTGTAG
- a CDS encoding type II secretion system protein gives MKRTESGFTLVELAVVLVIIGTMLTLGLAAFNAQMTTGGYAKTRAKIETIKNALIDHLGRHMYLPCPDRDFGPPFDESHLPDGSGEDNRTTANDPTTNCAAYVGILPYRDLGLSRDDALDGWGNYFTYHVSDNSGTDPLNSWTTRGTPSQPAVRPASTGSLVLKPDATAVTPIANQLVVVVVSHGKNGLGAYTVKGVQNSLPDAGSSPDERENTDVDPTYVQRDYSEKVGGSGPFDDVVSGFTNAQLLGPLILSGALPSVQAEMQQRFDDAEATVLAQVLTNCEVPTSTGVNDPWGNAIQIYIDGTTTVSHTAPFETPKYTLTSRGPDGNLATTADNFMRTRSEASLLFRVPGVCP, from the coding sequence ATGAAGAGAACTGAATCCGGCTTCACCCTGGTCGAACTCGCCGTCGTACTGGTGATTATCGGCACGATGCTCACCCTGGGACTTGCTGCATTCAACGCACAGATGACGACTGGCGGCTACGCCAAGACAAGGGCAAAGATCGAAACCATCAAGAATGCCCTCATCGATCACCTGGGGCGGCACATGTACCTTCCTTGCCCCGACCGAGACTTTGGCCCTCCGTTTGACGAGTCCCACTTGCCTGACGGCAGTGGGGAAGACAACCGCACCACTGCGAACGACCCCACTACCAACTGTGCGGCGTACGTCGGGATACTCCCGTACAGAGACCTCGGTCTCAGCAGAGACGATGCGCTGGACGGGTGGGGTAATTACTTCACGTATCACGTCTCTGATAATAGTGGTACCGACCCCCTGAATTCCTGGACGACACGCGGGACTCCATCCCAGCCAGCGGTGCGACCGGCAAGCACCGGTAGCCTCGTGCTAAAACCGGACGCTACCGCCGTCACCCCAATCGCCAACCAACTCGTCGTGGTGGTCGTATCCCACGGCAAGAACGGACTGGGTGCGTATACGGTGAAGGGCGTCCAGAATTCCTTGCCCGACGCTGGCTCATCACCCGATGAGAGGGAGAACACCGATGTGGATCCCACGTACGTCCAGCGTGATTACTCCGAAAAGGTCGGTGGCAGTGGACCCTTCGATGATGTGGTCAGCGGTTTCACGAACGCTCAGCTCTTGGGGCCTCTGATTCTCTCGGGCGCCTTGCCTTCCGTTCAAGCGGAAATGCAACAGCGGTTCGATGATGCGGAAGCGACCGTGCTCGCCCAAGTCCTCACCAACTGTGAGGTGCCGACCAGTACGGGCGTCAATGACCCTTGGGGAAACGCCATTCAGATTTATATAGACGGGACAACCACCGTGTCCCACACCGCACCATTTGAGACTCCCAAATACACTCTCACATCTCGCGGCCCTGACGGAAACCTCGCGACAACTGCTGACAACTTTATGCGCACACGCTCGGAAGCGAGCCTGCTCTTTCGAGTACCAGGCGTTTGCCCATAG
- a CDS encoding VPLPA-CTERM sorting domain-containing protein, whose protein sequence is MYLKKGRSALLALAATLLAPSALALTAYTAASQWEIAVGGLAVELETFDQAPAGSLSPNTTVIQPKGILSIWLDSNDQEAVRILKAGDSGLVFQGRVCDSSLPATGCGPKQLYVDFKTTAPVVAFAADWSGTSEQDVLTIQVGTSVIRLDQIPGFTGDGFLGFVDSTPFSRVTFGLADAKTEAVLEGFTMDNVRIAEVPLPASLLFLASALASLHLARGRRRQ, encoded by the coding sequence ATGTATCTCAAGAAGGGGCGCTCTGCCCTTCTGGCTTTAGCGGCGACGCTGCTCGCCCCTTCCGCTTTGGCACTCACCGCGTACACCGCCGCCAGCCAGTGGGAAATAGCAGTAGGCGGACTGGCGGTTGAGCTCGAGACGTTTGACCAGGCGCCCGCGGGCTCCCTCTCTCCCAATACCACGGTGATCCAGCCCAAAGGCATTCTGAGCATCTGGTTGGACAGCAATGACCAGGAAGCCGTCCGGATCCTCAAGGCCGGTGACAGCGGCCTCGTGTTCCAGGGTAGAGTCTGCGATTCATCGCTCCCAGCCACCGGTTGTGGCCCTAAACAACTCTACGTCGACTTCAAGACGACTGCGCCGGTAGTCGCCTTCGCTGCCGACTGGTCCGGGACGTCGGAGCAAGACGTCCTGACCATACAAGTGGGCACCTCGGTAATCCGTCTCGACCAGATACCCGGCTTTACCGGGGATGGCTTCCTCGGCTTTGTCGATTCGACGCCTTTCAGTCGGGTCACCTTTGGCCTCGCCGATGCGAAGACGGAGGCCGTCCTCGAAGGCTTCACGATGGACAACGTCCGCATCGCCGAAGTGCCGTTGCCTGCCAGTTTGCTTTTCCTCGCATCTGCGTTGGCCAGCCTCCATCTCGCACGCGGCCGCCGGAGGCAGTAG
- a CDS encoding DUF3617 family protein: MEHLRVPSKVRIMTAVLHAVFAVLFLGLAPQALEAEELPSFRRGLWEFQRTMDMGGGEKTLSSRRCTEPGEDMRRQNGTFAKAGCKVSPVDRRGSVYSFVADCRGAGMGNVVSQSVITVESDTAYTVEVEASGDVGPGGGKRKETLKARRVGDCP; the protein is encoded by the coding sequence ATGGAACACCTGCGCGTCCCATCGAAGGTCCGGATCATGACCGCCGTTCTTCACGCCGTTTTCGCCGTCCTGTTCCTCGGGCTGGCGCCGCAGGCGCTCGAAGCGGAGGAGCTCCCGAGCTTCCGCCGCGGCCTGTGGGAGTTCCAGCGCACCATGGACATGGGCGGCGGCGAGAAGACCCTCTCCTCCCGCCGCTGCACCGAGCCGGGGGAGGACATGCGGCGGCAGAACGGGACGTTCGCGAAGGCCGGCTGCAAGGTTTCGCCGGTCGATCGCAGGGGCAGCGTCTATAGCTTCGTCGCCGACTGCAGGGGGGCCGGTATGGGCAACGTGGTCTCCCAGAGCGTGATTACGGTGGAGAGCGACACCGCCTACACGGTCGAGGTCGAGGCCTCGGGGGACGTGGGCCCTGGCGGCGGGAAGCGCAAGGAGACGCTCAAGGCGCGGCGCGTCGGCGATTGCCCCTGA